In Nitrosococcus halophilus Nc 4, the genomic stretch ACGCGAATCTCATCGTTGAGAATTTTCCTCAGCAGTTCCAGCGCCAGATTCCGATGCTGCATCCCTTTGATTTCCGCCATGAACTCATCGGAGAGAATGGAAATATCCGGCTTTTTGATCCCCGCCGCATCGAAGATGTCCACCACCTGATCGGAGACGACCGCCTCGTCTACCAACTGCCGAATAGCCGAATCCAGCTCTTCCTTGCTCTTGCCTTCGCCGCGCTCAAACTTGGCCAGCCGCGCCTTCACCGCCTGGAAAAAGGCGAGCTCGTCTTTGATGGCCATGGCCCGTTCATCCGGCACGGAGAGCGCAAACGCCTTCGCCAGCAAGTCGACCTCCTTCGAGAAACGCGCCTTGCCGTCCTCTAGAGCAAGAACGTACTCCTCTGCCTCCAGGATGATCGTCAGCTTGCCTGAGGTGTTTGCCCCGAAGTAGCGGCGGTAGTCAAATCCCGCCAGCATCTGTTGGACGACCTCGAATTTTTCCTGCATGGCGCGGACGGCATCATCAATATCCAGCGTAGGCTGGCCCTTGCCGCCGCTCTCGGTATAGATCGCTAGCACCCGCTTCAGGTCGGAGGCGATCCCGATGTAGTCCACCACCAGCCCCCCCGGCTTGTCCTTATAGACCCGGTTCACGCGCGCGATGGCCTGCATCAGGTTGTGTCCCTTCATCGGCTTGTCCACGTAGAGGGTATGCAGGCAGGGCGCATCGAAGCCGGTCAGCCACATATCCCGCACAATAACCAGCTTCAGCGGATCGCCCGGGTCCTTCAAACGCTCCCCAATCGCCTTCCGCGCCTCCTTGCTGCGGATGTGCGGCTGCATCGCCTGCGGGTCGGCACTGGAACCGGTCATGATCACCTTGATGGCACCCTGGGCATCGTCGTCGCTATGCCACCCAAGGCGTAGCGTAACGATGGCGTCGTAGAGTTCGACGCAGATGCGCCTGCTCATGGCGATGATTAGTCCTTTGCCGTCGAATATCTTCTGCCGCTCTTCAAAGTGCGCCACCAGATCGCGGGCCACGTTCTCCACCCGTTGCCGATTGCCCACAATGGCCTCTAGCTGTGTCCATTTAGCCTTGGCTTTCTCGCTCAACTCGTCCTCATCGCTGAACCCCGTTTCATAATCTGCAGCATCTTCCATGACCTGGTCGAAACGCTGATCCAGAGCCTCTTTCTCTTTTTCCTTTAACCGTACTTTGGCCAATCGGCTCTCATAGTAGATGCGTACTGTCGCGCCATCCTCCACTGCCTGAGCGATGTCATAGACGTCCACATAATCGCCGAAAACGGCCGGAGTATTCTTGTCGTCCAGTTCCACCGGGGTGCCGGTAAAACCAATAAAGGTGGCATTGGGCAATGCGTCGCGCAGATACTTGGCGAAGCCGTAAGCGGTCTTCTTGCCGACGATGTTGTCATCCGCATCCTTGATGTCCACCTCCTTGGCCTTGAACCCATACTGGCTGCGGTGGGCCTCGTCGGCGATCACCACGATATTGCGGCGGTCGGAAAGTAGCGGATAGATCGCCTCGCCATTCTTCGGCGAGAACTTCTGCATGGTGGTGAAGATAACTCCCCCCGAGGCCACCTTGAGCTTGTCGCGCAGGTCGTCCCGATTTTCTGCCTGCACTGGCTCCTGACGCAGTAATTGGCGACTGGCGGCGAAGGTATCGAAGAGCTGGTCGTCCAGATCGTTGCGATCAGTCAGCACCACGATGGTCGGGTTGTCCAATGCCAGCACCAGCTTGCCCGCATAGAAGACCATGGAGAGCGACTTGCCGCTGCCCTGCGTATGCCACACCACCCCGCCCTTGCGGCTGCCGTCCGTACCGGTAGCGTGCAGGGTCGATTCCACCGCCTTCTTCACCGCGTAGAACTGGTGATAAGCGGCAGTCTTCTTCACCGTCTCCACCGTTGTCAGCCCCGTCTTGGGGTCTTCCCGACGGGACTTCTCGAACACCGTAAAGTGGCGGATCAACTCCAGTAAGGTGGCGGGCTTCAATACATCCTGAATCAGAGTCTCCAACTGCCCGACCCGGTGCGACGCCTCCTTCTTTCCATCCGTCGTCTTCCAGGCCATGAAGCGGCTGAAGCCAGCGGAAAGTGACCCCATGCGCGCCTCCAGCCCGTCGGAAGCGACCAACAGCCCATTGGCCAAGAACAGACTGGGGATAGCATGCTTGTAGGTCTGGAGTTGTTCATAGGCAGAACGTACGGTGGCATTCTCGCTGGCGGCATTTTTCAACTCGACCACCACCAGGGGCAGGCCGTTGATGAACAGCACCAGGTCGGGCCGCTTGTTGACGTGCCCGTGGCCGGACTTGGTGGTGACGGTGAACTGATTCACTACCAGGCAATCGTTCGCCGCCGGATTGGCGAAGTCCACTAGCCAGACCTTGTCGCCCTTGGTCCGCCCTTCGTGCTGAAACTCCACCTCCACGCCATTGGTCAGGAGCCTATGAAAAGCTTCATTAGCCGCCAACAGCTCCCTAGTCGAGCCGGTCTCCACGGCCAAGCGCAAGATTTCCTTGATTGCCTGCTCCTGAGCGTCCGGCGGGATCGTCGGATTTAGCCGTGCGACCGCATCCTGCAACCGGCCCACTAGGAACTCATCGCCGAACGAGGGGCGCCCAGGGTTGGGCGCATCAGGGGCCAGATCGGCACCGTGGAGGTATTGGTAGCCCTGATTGGCCAGCAGCTCAATAGCCAGGTTCTCAATGGCCGATTCCGTCAACTTGTCCGACACGATAACCCCTTGTGATTACAATTACTTTCTATATTCACTGTGCTTCTTGGCGCGGTTCTGACCTGAAGTGGCTCTTGAAATCTTGTCTCATCGCGCCCATACTATGATTATCTCATCCACCCATGGTGGAAGGAGTTGGGCCGACGCTCCGCGTTGGCCTTTCTTATTTTGGGCGTCAGATTCTGCGGTCATATTTCTTTCGTAGTTTTCGCTTGGTGTTTCCGTATTCCACCCAAAACGAGGTAATCAGGCGCCGCCGCCCATCCGGATACTTCTTCATGATTACGACAAAGTCGTAATTCTCCAGCCAGACATAGGTCTTGACCGTCCCATCGCCTTCTTCATGGTCCCAGGCAAGCACCTCCGGCTTTTCCGGATGGTCCAGCATTGGCCGCGTCCAGGGTAACCGCTCACTTCGGCGAAAATCGGGCAGTCGATCCCCGGCTTCCTTATCGCCCCGCGATGTCAGATGCCAGAATATCTTCTCCTTCCCGTCCTCCGTCTCAGGGAAGAACCAAACCGTCTGCCCCTCATACACTGGCTGAGACGCCTTGAAGTCTCGCTCAAAGAGATGGTACAGCGCTTCGTAGGTATCGTGTCGCCAGGGATTCACCGGAAAGAGTTCCGGCAGCCATTCCGGGTGACTCATGTCCGCCACCCCTCCCGCGGCGTGAACAGAAACAAATTGAACTTCTCTTCACGTAACGGTGTTGAATGCAGTAGCGCGCGCCCAAGTCGCTCTTCCAGATAATTGATAATCGTTACCTTTGCCGCGTTACCCGCTAGCCCTCGGTGCCGATAAGAAACCGCGCCAAGCAGAAAGTCACAAATCTGGAGCAAATAGGATTCATGGGAACGAATATTCTGTAAGTGCCCGATCATCTGGCTGGTAAAGTCGTATTTGTCGTTGCACAGCACTTCCCTTAGTTTGCTCATTTTCAAGCGGCTACGGGTATCCTTGATGTCCAAATAGACGTTGTAGCACTGATCTGGACTCAGGATCTTGCTGAGCAATGAGAAATACATCTTGTAATAGAAATCGTCGTGAGAGCCCTCGTTGAAAATCACGTGGTTTAACCGCTCCTTGTGCAGCACCACCAAGCTGCGAAAATGCAGGGGTGTCTCCGCCAAAAACCAATCGACAAGCTCTAGATAAAAATCCAGCCTCGCCATTGAGACTTTGGTCCATTTCAATTCACCCGCCGCCTTGTGTCGCGACTTCATGTCCTGCATTTCCCTTGACAACCGAACAACTTCATCCCGCGGGCACCATATCGCGCCCAGCAGCATTACGAGTTGATGATCGTTTTCAAGATGGCAGGATTCATCACAATAA encodes the following:
- a CDS encoding type I restriction endonuclease subunit R: MSDKLTESAIENLAIELLANQGYQYLHGADLAPDAPNPGRPSFGDEFLVGRLQDAVARLNPTIPPDAQEQAIKEILRLAVETGSTRELLAANEAFHRLLTNGVEVEFQHEGRTKGDKVWLVDFANPAANDCLVVNQFTVTTKSGHGHVNKRPDLVLFINGLPLVVVELKNAASENATVRSAYEQLQTYKHAIPSLFLANGLLVASDGLEARMGSLSAGFSRFMAWKTTDGKKEASHRVGQLETLIQDVLKPATLLELIRHFTVFEKSRREDPKTGLTTVETVKKTAAYHQFYAVKKAVESTLHATGTDGSRKGGVVWHTQGSGKSLSMVFYAGKLVLALDNPTIVVLTDRNDLDDQLFDTFAASRQLLRQEPVQAENRDDLRDKLKVASGGVIFTTMQKFSPKNGEAIYPLLSDRRNIVVIADEAHRSQYGFKAKEVDIKDADDNIVGKKTAYGFAKYLRDALPNATFIGFTGTPVELDDKNTPAVFGDYVDVYDIAQAVEDGATVRIYYESRLAKVRLKEKEKEALDQRFDQVMEDAADYETGFSDEDELSEKAKAKWTQLEAIVGNRQRVENVARDLVAHFEERQKIFDGKGLIIAMSRRICVELYDAIVTLRLGWHSDDDAQGAIKVIMTGSSADPQAMQPHIRSKEARKAIGERLKDPGDPLKLVIVRDMWLTGFDAPCLHTLYVDKPMKGHNLMQAIARVNRVYKDKPGGLVVDYIGIASDLKRVLAIYTESGGKGQPTLDIDDAVRAMQEKFEVVQQMLAGFDYRRYFGANTSGKLTIILEAEEYVLALEDGKARFSKEVDLLAKAFALSVPDERAMAIKDELAFFQAVKARLAKFERGEGKSKEELDSAIRQLVDEAVVSDQVVDIFDAAGIKKPDISILSDEFMAEIKGMQHRNLALELLRKILNDEIRVRSKKNLVQSRALSEMLESAIKRYQNNLLSAAGIIEELIELAREIKEADRRGEKLGLTEDELAFYDALEVNDSAVQVLGDNQLREIARKLVEKVKQNATIDWTVKESVRSKLKVIVKRILRKYGYPPDKQATATETILKQAELLAESWAV
- a CDS encoding DUF3800 domain-containing protein, whose product is MRETYNIYCDESCHLENDHQLVMLLGAIWCPRDEVVRLSREMQDMKSRHKAAGELKWTKVSMARLDFYLELVDWFLAETPLHFRSLVVLHKERLNHVIFNEGSHDDFYYKMYFSLLSKILSPDQCYNVYLDIKDTRSRLKMSKLREVLCNDKYDFTSQMIGHLQNIRSHESYLLQICDFLLGAVSYRHRGLAGNAAKVTIINYLEERLGRALLHSTPLREEKFNLFLFTPREGWRT